TGTAGTGTAAGGTTTTTAAAGTTTTTCTTTCTTTTTATGTCTACGATTACTGTAAAACCAATTCCACCTAAAATGATGAGAGAGGAAATGACGAGATTGACAAGAATACTATGAGAATGGGACATTAAATTATCGCTCCACACAGAAAAGCCAGCATTGTTAAAGGCTGAGATTGAATGGAAAAAACTATAATAGATCCCTTTCGTAACCCCGTATTTGGGTACCCATTCAAAAGAAAGAATTATAGTAGCGATACATTCGACTGTAAAAGAGAATAAAAATAATGCTTTGGCAAGACGGATGACGCCGCCGATATTCGTTTGATTTAATGCTTGTTGCAGTAAAATCCGATTTTGAAGACCGATTTTTCTTCCGAGCATAATCGCAATTAAGACAGCAAAGCTCATAATGCCCAGTCCGCCTACTTGTATAAGTGTTAAAATGACACATTGGCCAAATAAGGTAAATACCTTCCCAGTGTCTACCACACCAAGCCCTGTAACCGTACAAGCAGAAACGGTTGTAAATAAAGCATCTAGCCATGAGATAGACGTTGTTGTAGCAATTGGCAACTTTAATAAGCATGTACCGATAAGTGATAACATAATAAAAGCCAATGTAAGAACACGGGGAGGACTCATGCGAATATTAATCCGTTTCATGTTACATATCGTTCCTTTCAGTTTGCTTTTACTAGTATGTGAAAAAGTACGATTATGTATGTTAAAAATAGAAAGAGGCAGAGAATATCTGCCTCTAAGCCATATGTTATATTATTATCCACGTAGTTGTTGTTGAGCTAAAGCAACAAGACGTTTTGTTACTTCACCGCCAACTGAACCGTTAGAACGAGATGCTGTATTAGATCCTAAGCTTACACCAAATTCTTGTGCAATTTCATATTTAAATTGTTCAAGCGCTTGTTCTGCACCTGGAACTAATAATTTGTTTGTTTTTACCATGTTGATACACATCCTTATGAGTAGTCCAGTTCAGCTAAGTTCTTATCTAAACTGGTAACGTTATTTTATGTGGAAACGACGTACTCATACGCGGAAGTAATCGGTGCGATTAGAAGTTCTTGGATAGAAAAAAGAGTAGCAAATTTGCTACTCTTTTTTTAGTATTGTCGCTGTTCCTTCCACGACAATATCATCTGATTGATTATATATGTTTGTTTGCAACGTAATGATTTTTTTATCGTCACGCTTCTTAATAACCTCTGCCACAACGCGAAGTGTATCACCGATTTTGACAGGGGCACGGAATGAAACATTTTGGGATAAATAAATCGTATTTTTGCCTGGGAGTTTCGTTCCAAGGATGGTAGAAATAAAACTCGAGACGAGCATTCCGTGAGCAATACGTTCTTTAAACATTGTCGTTTTTGCAAAAGAATCTAAAATGTGAATAGGATTCACATCTCCAGTCAATTTTGCAAAATTGATAACATCTTCATCTGTAATTGTTTTTGTAAGGGATGCTTGATCACCGACTTGAATCTCATCATAGCGAAGCTCCGGAACAGTTTGTGCTTCTTGAAATGGATTCATTTTGTCCTCCTTCTTTTCCATATCGAAAAATGTTAGCCACCTTGATGTAGTAGGAGGAAGAAAGAGTTTTGTTTGTGCTGCGGTTAGCTCCCACATTTTTCTTACTTGATGGAAGTAAATAGATTTTTTGAGTTTTCCTCGAACTTTTTTGCGAGTTCCAACTGTTTTGACTTGAACTCTTCCAAAAAACCCTCTAACTGTTTTTGAGCCTCTTCACGTTGTAATTGTTGTTGCTCAATAAATTGTTTTGTTGTTTCTTCAAATTGACCGCTTGTTTGTGTAAGAATTGACAAAGAAGTTTTTGTAGGAGAAACGGTAAGCTGATGCATATGAGCAGAAAGTTCCTTCCACTTGTCTTGCCATTCGTTAATTTGATCATTTAAGGAGTTTCCAGTTAATTGTTTCACGTAATCTGTATATTGATTATTGAACTGAGCAGTGAGTTGTTGCAGTTCTTTTTCTAGTTCATCTACTCCTGATGTTAATTTATGCAAAGCGTCTTGTTGTTGTTTTAATGTTTCTAAAGTAAGTTGCTCTAACTGTTTTCCAGCTGAAGAGAAAAGAGAAAGTGATTGAGACCAGTTTTTCCAAAATGCATCGACTAATTCGTATGGTTTAGTTTCCATTGTTTGACCCCCAAATGTTTTTTTGCATATTGTGAACGCAGATTACTCTGCTGTACCACCAGGTGAAGATGAAGAATCCTTTTCATCCTTTTCTGGAGAAGTAGAAAATGGAAAGAATGCATTGGTGTATAACGTGAAAAACGTTCGCAACATATTTTGATAATGTTCAAAAGAAGTCGCACATGTTGTTAAATATTGCTCTCCATATTCAGTTAAAGAATAAATTCTTTTTGCCGGCCCTCCATCGCTTGTATCCCAAGTAGAAGAAATAAGGTTTTCTTTTTCTAATTTGCGTAGTGTTCTATAAACATTACCTTGGTCAACAGAAGAAAAGCCGATATCCATTAGCATTTGAATAAGTTTGTAACCATGAAGACTCCAGTCTTTTAGACAGAGAAGTAAGAAGGGAACTAAGAAGTTTTTTGGCATGGAGTTTGGTTGTTTCGCTTGGTTGCTCTCCAAACTTTCGCGTTGTTCTGGTTCATTTTGTAGCATGATTGTGCATCACCTCATGAATCAGTTAGATGGAATTTTTTGCTTATAAGTGCAATTTACACCTATCTGTTTTTAAAGTCAACACATTTGTTAGAAAATAGAAAAAATAAAATATAGACTTGAATTTTTATTCAGAATATTAGAAAATAGTGAATAGGTTGAATTGTTTCAAAAACGAAAAAGGGAGTGTAGGTAAAGTGATTGATCAAAAATTCGATCCACTACAAGCATGGAAAAATGCTTATGAACAAACCGAAACATTTTGGGGAAAAGCGCTCAATGAAACAATTAAAACAGAAGAATATTCTGCTTGGATGGGCAGCGTTCTAGATTTGAATTTGTTTTATCAAAAAGCATTAAATGATACGACAAAAAACTATTTAGAACAAGTAAATGTGCCGACGAAAGAAGATATCGCAAGAGTGGCTACGCTTGTTATTAACTTAGAAAATAAAGTAGATAACATTGAGGAGTTTCTAGAAGAGAAAGTAGATTCTTTAGGACAAGCTCCTACATTAAAGCGTGATGTGACGAAAGTAAAACAAGATATTCGTACGCTTGAAACAAAAGTAGATCAAATTGTAGAATTGCTAGAAAAGCAAAATGCAGTACTAGCTAAACTACAAGTACCTGTAAAAGAAGAGGTAAAGCCTGCGAATAAACCAGAAAATAAAAAATGATAAAAGCGCTTGTTTATAACAGGTAAAAGAGAGAGGGAGAATCTCTTTTCACGTATAAACAGCGAAACATAATTATATATGGACTCTATAGTATGAGTACCAAAATGATTCATAACAATCGTTCACAAATTCATTTAAGGGGGAAAAGAAATGGTTCAATTAAATGGAAAAGTAGCAATCGTAACAGGTGGAGCAAAAGGAATTGGAAAAGCAATTACAGTAGCATTAGCACAAGAGGGAGCGAAAGTAGTTATTAACTATAATAGCAGTAAAGAAGCAGCTGAAAATTTAGTAAATGAATTAGGAAAAGACGGGCATGACGTTTATGCAGTGCAAGCGGATGTTTCTAAAGTAGAAGATGCAAACCGACTTGTAGAAGAAGCTGTGAATCATTTTGGTAAAGTTGATATTCTTGTTAATAATGCTGGTATTACAAGAGATCGTACATTCAAAAAGTTAAATCGTGAAGATTGGGAGCGCGTAATTGACGTGAATTTAAGCAGCGTATTTAATACGACAAGCGCGGTTCTTCCATACATAACGGAAGCGGAAGAAGGAAGAATTATTAGCATTTCTTCTATTATTGGTCAAGCAGGTGGATTTGGCCAAACAAACTACTCAGCAGCAAAAGCGGGTATGTTAGGATTTACAAAATCATTAGCGTTAGAACTTGCAAAAACAAATGTCACTGTAAACGCTATTTGCCCAGGATTTATTGATACTGAAATGGTAGCAGAAGTACCAGAAGAAGTACGTCAAAAAATTGTTGCAAAAATCCCGAAAAAACGTTTTGGTCAAGCTGATGAAATTGCAAAAGGTGTAGTATACCTATGCCGTGATGGTGCGTATATCACAGGTCAACAATTAAACATTAACGGCGGATTATATATGTAATGAAGTAAGAAAAAAGTGCATATCCATAGCAGGAATGCACTTCTTTTTTTAAGAAGAAAATCGACCAAAAAGGAGATAAAAAAATGACTACATTCGCAACAGAATGGGAAAAGCAATTAGAGCTATACCCAGAAGAGTACCGAAAAGCGTACCGCCGAGTGAAAAGGGCGAGTGAAATTTTATTACGTGAACCAGAGCCGCAAGTAGGATTAACGCCGAAAGAGGTTATTTGGACGAAGAATAAGACGAAGCTTTATCGCTACATTCCAAAACAAGAAAAAACACAAAGAGTTCCAATTCTATTAATATATGCTCTTATTAATAAACCATATATTATGGATTTAACTCCTGGAAATAGTTTAGTGGAATATCTAGTGGATCGTGGTTTTGATGTGTATATGCTTGATTGGGGCACATTTGGTTTAGAAGATAGTCATTTGAAATTTGATGATTTCGTGTTTGATTATATTGCAAAAGCAGTAAAAAAAGTAATGCGAACTGCAAAATCGGACGAGATTTCTTTACTTGGTTATTGCATGGGTGGAACGCTAACTTCTATTTATGCAGCACTTCATCCGCACATGCCAATTCGTAATTTGATTTTCATGACAAGTCCTTTTGATTTCTCTGAAACAGGATTGTATGGTCCTTTATTAGATGAGAAATATTTCAATTTAGATAAAGCCGTTGATACATTTGGAAATATTCCGCCAGAAATGATTGATTTCGGAAACAAAATGTTAAAGCCAATTACGAACTTTGTTGGTCCATATGTTGCTTTAGTAGATCGTTCAGAGAATGAGCGCTTCGTCGAAAGCTGGAGATTGGTTCAAAAGTGGGTTGGTGATGGTATTCCGTTCCCAGGTGAATCATACAGACAGTGGATTCGTGATTTTTATCAAAATAATAAATTGGTTAAGGGTGAACTCGTTATTCGCGGACAAAAGGTAGACCTTGCAAATATTAAGGCGAATGTCTTAAATATTTCCGGGAAACGTGATCATATCGCTTTGCCATGTCAAGTAGAAGCATTACTAGATCATATTTCTAGCACAGATAAACAATATGTATGTTTACCAACAGGGCATATGTCTATCGTTTACGGTGGAACAGCTGTAAAACAAACATATCCGACGATTGGAAATTGGCTTGAAGAGCGTTCTAATTAAAAATAAAAAAATCCAACTAGCCTATGTTAGTTGGATTTTTTTATGAAAAATAACAAAACATAGAAAGGAGAAATTTATATTTTAGGAGTATAATTATGAAACTTATGACGGGTAAGTTGTTTTGGAATACAGGAGTTTCTGTACCTTGTTATCCACTGTTAGAAAATGATATGATATGTGATGTGCTCGTAGTCGGAAGTGGCGAAGCCGGTGCTCATATAGCGTATTCTTTAGCGAAAATCGGTATGAGTGTAATGCTTATTGAAAAAAGAGAAATAGCATGTGGTAGTACATTTGCAAATGTAGGTTTATTACAGTTTCTTCATGATAAATCGTTAACCTCACTTATCCATACATTTGGTGAAGAAAAAGGGGTACGAGCATATAAACTGTGTTACGAAGCGTTACGAACAATGGAGAAAGTGGTACCTACTCTCGATATTGATCCCTATTTTATGCCAAGAAGTAGTTTATATTATGCAAGTAAAAGTGAGGATGTCTCATTTTTACAAGAGGAGTACAATACGTTACAGAATTATGGATTTCCTGTTGAGTATTTTACAGAATCTGATATTAAGGAACGTTATCCTTTTATAAAACAAGCGGCATTGTATACACACGGTGATGCTGAGGTGAATCCGTATTTACTAGCGCATAGTCTTTTGCATAAAGCAAACCAAATGGGAGCTAATATATATGAACATACAGAGGCAATACATATAAAAAAACGGCAAAATGATTTAATTTGTTACACGAAAACAGGAAATCAAATTGTAGCAAAGAATATTATTATGGCGACGGGCTATGAAGCGCTTTTTGGGAAGAAAGAAAAAAATACAACAGTAGAGGCATCTTATGCAGTTGTGACAAATGAAATAGATCAGTTTGATGGCTGGCATGAGCGATCGTTAATTTGGGAAACAGCACGTCCCTACTTATATTTTCGGACGTTTCAAAACCGCATTATGGTAGGCGGATTAGATGAAGCGATGCAAATTCAACCGATTGGTGATACGAAACTATTGCGTAAGCGTGATATCCTTATTAACATTGTAAGAGAGATGTTCCCACAGTATAAGAATATACAAGCAGAGTA
This genomic interval from Bacillus thuringiensis contains the following:
- a CDS encoding NAD(P)/FAD-dependent oxidoreductase, which codes for MKLMTGKLFWNTGVSVPCYPLLENDMICDVLVVGSGEAGAHIAYSLAKIGMSVMLIEKREIACGSTFANVGLLQFLHDKSLTSLIHTFGEEKGVRAYKLCYEALRTMEKVVPTLDIDPYFMPRSSLYYASKSEDVSFLQEEYNTLQNYGFPVEYFTESDIKERYPFIKQAALYTHGDAEVNPYLLAHSLLHKANQMGANIYEHTEAIHIKKRQNDLICYTKTGNQIVAKNIIMATGYEALFGKKEKNTTVEASYAVVTNEIDQFDGWHERSLIWETARPYLYFRTFQNRIMVGGLDEAMQIQPIGDTKLLRKRDILINIVREMFPQYKNIQAEYYWAAAFGSSHDGLPILKEDKKIHNLFYALLHGGNGTVYGMVFAKLFEQLFTNKESKDFSLFNR
- a CDS encoding acetoacetyl-CoA reductase encodes the protein MVQLNGKVAIVTGGAKGIGKAITVALAQEGAKVVINYNSSKEAAENLVNELGKDGHDVYAVQADVSKVEDANRLVEEAVNHFGKVDILVNNAGITRDRTFKKLNREDWERVIDVNLSSVFNTTSAVLPYITEAEEGRIISISSIIGQAGGFGQTNYSAAKAGMLGFTKSLALELAKTNVTVNAICPGFIDTEMVAEVPEEVRQKIVAKIPKKRFGQADEIAKGVVYLCRDGAYITGQQLNINGGLYM
- the phaQ gene encoding poly-beta-hydroxybutyrate-responsive repressor — translated: MLQNEPEQRESLESNQAKQPNSMPKNFLVPFLLLCLKDWSLHGYKLIQMLMDIGFSSVDQGNVYRTLRKLEKENLISSTWDTSDGGPAKRIYSLTEYGEQYLTTCATSFEHYQNMLRTFFTLYTNAFFPFSTSPEKDEKDSSSSPGGTAE
- the phaC gene encoding class III poly(R)-hydroxyalkanoic acid synthase subunit PhaC yields the protein MTTFATEWEKQLELYPEEYRKAYRRVKRASEILLREPEPQVGLTPKEVIWTKNKTKLYRYIPKQEKTQRVPILLIYALINKPYIMDLTPGNSLVEYLVDRGFDVYMLDWGTFGLEDSHLKFDDFVFDYIAKAVKKVMRTAKSDEISLLGYCMGGTLTSIYAALHPHMPIRNLIFMTSPFDFSETGLYGPLLDEKYFNLDKAVDTFGNIPPEMIDFGNKMLKPITNFVGPYVALVDRSENERFVESWRLVQKWVGDGIPFPGESYRQWIRDFYQNNKLVKGELVIRGQKVDLANIKANVLNISGKRDHIALPCQVEALLDHISSTDKQYVCLPTGHMSIVYGGTAVKQTYPTIGNWLEERSN
- the phaP gene encoding polyhydroxyalkanoic acid inclusion protein PhaP, whose product is METKPYELVDAFWKNWSQSLSLFSSAGKQLEQLTLETLKQQQDALHKLTSGVDELEKELQQLTAQFNNQYTDYVKQLTGNSLNDQINEWQDKWKELSAHMHQLTVSPTKTSLSILTQTSGQFEETTKQFIEQQQLQREEAQKQLEGFLEEFKSKQLELAKKFEENSKNLFTSIK
- the phaR gene encoding polyhydroxyalkanoic acid synthase subunit PhaR, producing MIDQKFDPLQAWKNAYEQTETFWGKALNETIKTEEYSAWMGSVLDLNLFYQKALNDTTKNYLEQVNVPTKEDIARVATLVINLENKVDNIEEFLEEKVDSLGQAPTLKRDVTKVKQDIRTLETKVDQIVELLEKQNAVLAKLQVPVKEEVKPANKPENKK
- a CDS encoding TrkH family potassium uptake protein yields the protein MKRINIRMSPPRVLTLAFIMLSLIGTCLLKLPIATTTSISWLDALFTTVSACTVTGLGVVDTGKVFTLFGQCVILTLIQVGGLGIMSFAVLIAIMLGRKIGLQNRILLQQALNQTNIGGVIRLAKALFLFSFTVECIATIILSFEWVPKYGVTKGIYYSFFHSISAFNNAGFSVWSDNLMSHSHSILVNLVISSLIILGGIGFTVIVDIKRKKNFKNLTLHSKLMLSSTLIVNIIATLFIFIFEFHNSLSMRGFTPFEEVLASYFQAISTRTAGFNTVDISTLSKPSLLLMMLLMFIGAGSASTGGGIKLTTFLIIFFGVFKFLQQQEDIVVFKKSIKDTLIVKSLTITIISISFIFFAILILSITERVPLLMSAFEVFSAFGTVGLSMNLTPHLTIIGKAIIIFMMFFGKMGPLTLAFSFARKKNPKIKYPNEDILTG
- a CDS encoding alpha/beta-type small acid-soluble spore protein, yielding MVKTNKLLVPGAEQALEQFKYEIAQEFGVSLGSNTASRSNGSVGGEVTKRLVALAQQQLRG
- a CDS encoding MaoC family dehydratase: MNPFQEAQTVPELRYDEIQVGDQASLTKTITDEDVINFAKLTGDVNPIHILDSFAKTTMFKERIAHGMLVSSFISTILGTKLPGKNTIYLSQNVSFRAPVKIGDTLRVVAEVIKKRDDKKIITLQTNIYNQSDDIVVEGTATILKKE